The genome window AACTGGAGGCATTGCGCGCCGCGCCCGGTCTGCTGGCCCGTCATGGATTACGGTTTGTCGCCTCGCCGCTGCATGCCGATATCCTGCTGATCACCGGCTATGGCTGCCACAACCTGACGAGCGCCATCCATCAGGCATGGGAGGCGATGCCAGGCCCGCGATGGGCCATCGCCGTCGGTGACGGAGCCGCAGAGGGTAATCCGCTGCATGGAAGCTATGCCAGCACCGGCACTATGGAAGACATCCCTCTTGATCTGGTCATTCCAGGCAGTCCCCCTGCAGCGGACACAATCCTGTCCGGCCTGCGCGCCCTGGTCGCAGCCAATGCTGATCCGGCCTAGAAACTGACCTTAACAGCGGCTGATCAGTCGCATGACAAGCAGAGGCTGCCTCTTCCCGAAATCGCTTGTCGCCCCTGGACCGCCATTCACATCATCCGTGGTACACCTCCATGATCCGGTGCTGTACGGACCATTTTCCGGTGTCCGCCCATGCTGTCATGACCCTTCACAGACGTTGGAACAGGGCTATTTTATCCTTCCACGCTGGACCCTGATGGCCAGGATTGGGTAAATCGCTCTCCTTCACAGCGATAAGTGATCTTCATGTCCATGACCCGTACTGATATCGACCGCGTGCAGACCTACCTGCGCCGCCTGCTTGGCACCGACCGGATTCAGCTGATTGTCCCGCCCAAGGCTGGACTGTCCGTAGAAGTGGCTGTTCAGGATGAAGTCATTGGCACGATCCACAAGGACACCGATGATGGTGAAATTTCCTATTCCGTGCACCTGACCATTCTTGAGGAAGATCTTCCTCCAGCGCCGAAAGCTGCTCCCGTCAAAACAGCCAGAACACGCTGATTATTCGGTATGCGGGATTTCGTTTTCGGGGGCGTGCGCTCCCCGAAGGCGAAATCCCTTCATTGTGTTCATCGTGTCGGAATTTTTTTACCGGTGCGGGATAAAAAATTGTGAACACTCAACCTAAAGTTTACAAAATCCAAATAGTTTATAAATAAAAACCATAATAACCAAAAAATTATATTTCTTTTTTGTTAGAAATTTCTTGCCAAGAAACAGGATTTTGGCTTTCTTTGGTCCGCGAACATAGGAGCCAAGTCCATGGCTATTTCCGTCTGGCAAAAGAAAAAAATGTTCCAAAATGCTCGCGACATGCAATCCCCGCCATCGGAAACCCCGTCAAATGTGATTTCATTGCGGGGTGGAGATACACCTGCTGTGGAAAACATTCTAAACGTGCTGATCTTTGACCCTGATTTCTACCGCTCGCGTTATATTGATGTCGCTGAAGCCGGTATTGATCCAGTTGACCATTACTTTACTGTTGGCTGGAGAGAAGGACGGCAGCCCAACGCTGCGTTCGACCCGGAAGCCTATCAAAATGCCAACCCGGATGTTCGGGACGCACAGATTAATCCCTTCGCCCACTATCTGCTGAGAGGATACCGGGAAGGTCGCCCGCTGCGGTAAAGCATAGAATGCCAGAGATAGAAAATAATCTCCTTTTCCGCGTCTTTCTGAGTTCTATATTCATATTATGGTTCCCCCCCTGCCTGACGGCCTCCATCTGTTTTGATGGAGGGTTTTCATGCCAATCAAGAAAATGAGGCCGGATTTTGACGAGCAAGATCGTAGCCAGGCGGGTTGAAACCGGCCTCAATATTACGTTTGAGCCTTTTCTGGTCTCCACAATGCCGGAATTTGCTTCCGTCGTGCTGGATCAGATACTGACCACCACCATCCCCCTGAAACCTGGCAAAGGCGGCAAGCTCATCGCTGATATTGCCCTGCCGGATTCCCAGATTCTTCATACGCTTGAACTGCTGGACCCCCTCTCCGGACGGTCCCTGTTCGATGCCGCTTATTCACTGGCAGATTTCTACAGGCTTGAGGCCGAAGAACATGTTGTGAGCGACGGGCGGCTGACCGGACGTTTTTCCGCCAGCGCCTTTCTGGCAGACCGATTGCTGGTCGATCTGACCACTGAAAATGACGTGATCGTCGCACGTGGTTTCGCCATACGGCAGAAAAAAACTGCCCGTCTTGCAGAGTATACGTTCGATATCCCGCTTTCCCTGATGTGTCGACCGGATGAAACAATCATCGCCATCATCCGTATTGCCGGCGCCGTCATTCATACCCCTGTGACCATTACGGCAAAGGACATCGGATGGCTCGGTTTCGTGGATCTGGTGCAGGCCGGGCTGGTATCCGGCTGGGCCATTGATCTGACCGGCGCCGGTCGCCGTGTAGCGCTGGATCTGATCGTCAATAATGAGGTGATTTCACAGATTATCGCAGATGATTTCCGGCCCGACCTGCAACATACCGGAATCAGTGATGGACATTCGGCCTTTTCATTCAGCCTGACATCGAAGCCGGGTTTCAAAGGCCCCTCTCCGGCACGGGTCGTCGTCTCCGGAACGGAGATGACTCTGATCAATGGATCATTCCAGGCCACACCACCTTCCAGCATTCGCGGCTGTTTCGACATTCTTCATGGCATGTCCGCCCATGGCTGGGCCGTTGATCTGGATAATCCCAAAAAACCGGTCAAAGTTGAAGCCATCTGCAATGGCAACATCATTGGCACCGCGGAAGCCAAGCTGTTTCGCGGCGATCTGCTGGATGCCGGATATAATAATGGTCTCTGCGCGTTCAAAATCGATATTGGTACACAGCTGCTCGATCTTCTCGGACAGGATGTGCTGGTGCGTATTGCCGGAACAGACCAATACCTGATCGGATCACCGCGGGTCGCACAGCAGAACAAGCATATTCTGCGCTATCTTCAGCCACAGCGGGAGGTTCCGCCTGCCGTCGTGCCTCGTCTGAAGCGGATGATGAATTATCGTGCCGGGCCAGTACGCCTTTCAATCATTATGCCAGTGTATAATACACCACAGAGCTGGCTGATTGAGGCCCTGAACAGCGTCCGCGCCCAATGGTGCGATAACTGGGAGCTGCTCTGCATCAACGATGCCTCCCCCGAGCCTCATGTCGAAACCATCCTGCGCGCCTATGCACAGCAGGATCCCCGCATCCGTATCCTGCGAACCGGTGAGAATGTCGGCATTGCCCGGGCAACGAATTTTGGCCTGCGTGCCGCATCCGGGCAATACGTCACCTTCATGGATCATGATGATTATCTGGAGCCTGACGCCGTCTATCATCTTCTGAAAGCAGCCGGAGAAACACAGGCGGATTTCATCTATTCCGATGAAGCCACCACGGATGAAAACATCGCCAGCATCGCCGAAGTGCGTGGCAGGCCTGCTTTCTCCCATGACTATTATCTGTCCCATCCCTACTTCGTGCATATGCTCTGCCTGAAGCGCGAGCTGGCTCATCAACTGGGCGGGTGGGATGAAAGCATGGCGATTTCGGCAGATGTCGATTTCGTGCTGCGTATCATCGAACATGCCCGCACCATCGCCCATGTTCCACGGGTGCTGTATCGCTGGCGCACCCATGGCGGCAGCACCGGCCATTCCAAGAAACAGCAGGTTATGGAGGCCACGCAGAAAGCCATTCAGGCGCATCTCGATCGCCTGAAAACCGGTGCGACGGTCGAGGAAGGCGTATGGTTCAATCAGTTCCGCATCAACTGGCCGAAAAGTCAGGGCAGGGTGCTGATCGTTATCCCGACCAAGAACAAGGCCGATCTGGTCAAAACCGCGGTCGAGTCCATCGAGCGAACAACCCCGCCCGATGTGGATTACCGCATCGTCGTGGTCGATCATGAATCCACCGAGCCGGAAAGCCAGAAATATTTCCGTGCTCTGGCCAAGCGGCATATCGTGATGCCGTATCGAGGTCCGTTCAACTATTCGAAAATCAACAATGAAGCCGTTAAAAAACACGGTGATGATTGCGAATTCGTCCTGTTCCTGAACAATGATGTCGAGGCCATCACGGATAACTGGATCGACCGTATGCGCAGCCTTGCCAACCGTCAGGAGGTTGGCGCTGTCGGTGCATTGCTGCTGTATCCCGACAAGCGTGTGCAGCATGCGGGTGTGATCATGGGATTCAATGAATCCGCTGATCATGCCTTCAAATTCGTCGATGCCTACCTGAATGACAAGGGGCGTCGGAATCTCGGCTATAATTGCAGCCTCAGTTCAGTACGAGACTATTCTGCTGTTACCGCGGCCTGTCTGATGATGCGGAAATCCGTGTTTGATCAACTCGGTGGTTTTGAGCCCAGATTCGGTGTTGGATTCAACGATACCGATCTTTGCCTGCGGATCCGGGAAGCCAATCTGAAAGTGCTGTATGATGGCGCCACGGTCCTGTTCCACTATGAAAGCGCCACGCGCAGCCAGACCAAGCAGGTGATGCATCCGGAAGACACCGATTATCTGCTGCAACGTCATGCCGAGATTCTGAAAAACGGTGATCCTTTCTATAACCCCAATCTCAGCTATGTGACGCAGGATCACGTTCTGCGTGAAGACAATGGCTGCAAATATTTCAGTGTCCGGGTGACGGAAAAACCGGTTCCCGAAACCACGGCTTCTGTAACCGCGTCGCCGAAACCGGCCAGAAAACAGAAGCGGCAAATAGCCATACCAGCCTGATCTGATCTGTTCAGAAACCCGAATATAAAAACGGCCAGACAAAAGCGTCTGGCCGTTTTTTTTATGATTCACAGAATCCTGCCGGCTTATTCGTCGAGATCCCGCTTAACCTCCGGA of Granulibacter bethesdensis contains these proteins:
- a CDS encoding NADH-quinone oxidoreductase subunit B family protein, with protein sequence MRWFPSLQASHPGLWDDAASQPHAETVAALIARRRSSARPRLGQALSILHAESGGGSACLLELEALRAAPGLLARHGLRFVASPLHADILLITGYGCHNLTSAIHQAWEAMPGPRWAIAVGDGAAEGNPLHGSYASTGTMEDIPLDLVIPGSPPAADTILSGLRALVAANADPA
- a CDS encoding DUF3126 family protein, giving the protein MTRTDIDRVQTYLRRLLGTDRIQLIVPPKAGLSVEVAVQDEVIGTIHKDTDDGEISYSVHLTILEEDLPPAPKAAPVKTARTR
- a CDS encoding glycosyltransferase family 2 protein produces the protein MTSKIVARRVETGLNITFEPFLVSTMPEFASVVLDQILTTTIPLKPGKGGKLIADIALPDSQILHTLELLDPLSGRSLFDAAYSLADFYRLEAEEHVVSDGRLTGRFSASAFLADRLLVDLTTENDVIVARGFAIRQKKTARLAEYTFDIPLSLMCRPDETIIAIIRIAGAVIHTPVTITAKDIGWLGFVDLVQAGLVSGWAIDLTGAGRRVALDLIVNNEVISQIIADDFRPDLQHTGISDGHSAFSFSLTSKPGFKGPSPARVVVSGTEMTLINGSFQATPPSSIRGCFDILHGMSAHGWAVDLDNPKKPVKVEAICNGNIIGTAEAKLFRGDLLDAGYNNGLCAFKIDIGTQLLDLLGQDVLVRIAGTDQYLIGSPRVAQQNKHILRYLQPQREVPPAVVPRLKRMMNYRAGPVRLSIIMPVYNTPQSWLIEALNSVRAQWCDNWELLCINDASPEPHVETILRAYAQQDPRIRILRTGENVGIARATNFGLRAASGQYVTFMDHDDYLEPDAVYHLLKAAGETQADFIYSDEATTDENIASIAEVRGRPAFSHDYYLSHPYFVHMLCLKRELAHQLGGWDESMAISADVDFVLRIIEHARTIAHVPRVLYRWRTHGGSTGHSKKQQVMEATQKAIQAHLDRLKTGATVEEGVWFNQFRINWPKSQGRVLIVIPTKNKADLVKTAVESIERTTPPDVDYRIVVVDHESTEPESQKYFRALAKRHIVMPYRGPFNYSKINNEAVKKHGDDCEFVLFLNNDVEAITDNWIDRMRSLANRQEVGAVGALLLYPDKRVQHAGVIMGFNESADHAFKFVDAYLNDKGRRNLGYNCSLSSVRDYSAVTAACLMMRKSVFDQLGGFEPRFGVGFNDTDLCLRIREANLKVLYDGATVLFHYESATRSQTKQVMHPEDTDYLLQRHAEILKNGDPFYNPNLSYVTQDHVLREDNGCKYFSVRVTEKPVPETTASVTASPKPARKQKRQIAIPA